The window ACTGTTTTCAGGAAACGTTCGCAGGCTTTCTTGTCCTCCGAAACAATGGCCTCAGAATGTTTGGTGGAATATTCCGCAATATGGGCCAGTGCTTCATCCATATTCCTGACCAACCTTATCGCGCATTTCAAGCTGAGGAACTCCCTGCCAAAATCCGCAGCCCTGGCTTTCTTCAGGAAGGGATAGCCTTTCATCAATGGGGAAGCGCCGGCATCTGCAAATATTTCTACCTCGTAGGGGGCAAGTCCGGCCAGTAACATCGGCAGGAAAACCTTTGCAATGGACTGGTCTACCAGTAAGGTGTCCACTGCATTGCAGACAGAAGGCCTTGATGTTTTGGCGTTCACGGCAATGGCCACTGCCTTTTCCAGGTTGGCTTTCTTCTCTACATATACATGGCAAACACCTGCGCCGGTCTCAATAACGGGCACGAGGCTGTTCTTCCTGACGTATTCGATCAGGCCGGCTGAGCCGCGCGGAATGATCACATCGATATACTTCGTAGCAGTAAACAATTGATCGACCACTTCCCTTGCAGAGGGTAAGAGGTTGACCACTTCAGGATCGATGCCCTGTGCTTTCAGTTGCTTTTTGATCAGTTTTACGGAGAAGCTATTGGTATGCTCGGCTTCACTGCTGCCTTTCAATAAACAGGCATTCCGGCTGCGGAGGCAAAGTCCAGCGATGTCAAAGGTTACATTTGGCCGGGATTCATAAATGGCACCCACTACCCCGAGGGGTGTGCTTATCTTTTCAAGTTTAAGCCCCTTCTCGATGGTTCTTTTTTCCAATACCCTTCCCGTTGGATCGGGTAGCTGTGCCACTTTTCGAAGGCTATTGGCGATGGCCTTGATGCGTTGCTCATTCAACAGCAAACGATCATTGCGAGGGTTATTGGGATCTTGTTTGGCAAGGTCCATGGCATTGGCCTTTAGCAATCCTTTCGCTTCGGCTTCCATCGCAGTTGCAATGCCTTTCAGTGCCTGCCTGACCTGTTTGTCGGTCAATAATTGCAGGCTGGTTGCTGCCTGGTGGGTCTTTTTTATGAGGGGTAATACTGATTTCATCTAGGTTGGTTAAAACATTACAATATCATCTGCATGTGCCGCGATCACATTCCTGAGTGTTAGCTGTTTGTTGATGCCTGGTGCGTCAAGCCTGGTCTTGGCCACACCGAGGATATTGCCTTCTTCATCCATCAACTGCACTACTTCGCCGGCAACAAATTTTCCTTCCACCCCCGTGATACCGATGGTCAGCAGGCTTTTCCTGTTGGCCAGTGCTTTGGCTGCGCCTTTGTCAACATGGATGGTTCCCAGGGTGATGGATCCGCTGGCCAGCCATTTCTGGCGTGCGCGCAGGTTAGATCGGCTGGGTACGAAATAAGAGCCATTGCGGCCATCCAGGGCATTATGGATGGGCTGCTCACCTTTGAGCCCGCAAATCACCACATTGATGCCCAGGGAGGTGGCCAGCCTGGTAAAAGTTAGTTTGGATAACATGCCGCCGAGTCCCAGGCCGCTCTTCTCCGTGCTGACATATTTCAGTACAGAGCTGTCCACTTTTTCGATCCTGGGGATTACCTTCTTCTGGTCATCGAGGAAGCCGCCCGCGCTAGTACAGAGGACCAGTGAGCTGGCATCGAAACCAATGGCGATAAGGGTGGCCAGTTCATCGTTATCCGAAAACTTGATCTCCACATTGCTGACCAGGTCATTCTCGTTCACTACAGGCAGGATATAATTTTCCCAGAAAGTAGCAAAGGTTTGTTTCAACTGCAGGAATTGCTGACGGTTGGAGAAATGCACCCTTTCGCAAAGCGCCTGTGCCACAGTGATACCGTGTTGCTGGAAATGTTTGTGGTACAGCTGGATGAGGATGGGGTTGCCAACAGCAGCGGCAGCCTTGCGTTCGGACAGGGTGCCTTTATAATCCTTCAGGAATTTGCGGCCACTGCCAACTGCACCGCTGGAGACGAGCACGATATTGTAACGGGTACTAAGTGCGGCGATCTCGGCTGCTACTTTTTTGATGATGCTGCTGTCCACATTACCCTTGCTATCGGTAATGACGGCAGTACCCAGTTTGATCACTAATACTTCCCTCGACATGGGTTGGTTAAATTAAGGTAGGGATAAAGGTAAGAAATGTGGGGATCTGCCTACGCTGAAGCTTCGGCAGACGAGGTGTGGCCTTTAAGCTAACCAGTTCATTTGGTGACGCAACAAAATAGGGAAATCCTTAACCCCATCAGGGTCTCCCGGAGGTGACCCTGATGAATAGTAGGATAGATATACATCGGGGACTAACGAAGGGTACCACAATGGGGTAAGAAGATTTAACATCCCCATCGCCCCCGTTGTGTCTTATGACCAACGGGTAGTTGGAAGATGGGATTAGCTGTTTGCTGTATAAATCATTTCGCCTTTTATTCATCAGGGTCTCCTGAAGGGACCCTGATGAATAGTAGGAGGGTGGTGCAAGCGTCTGTCCATTGGCGCAGCCAATACGTTGCGTTCTTAAAACCGCTCAAAAGCATGCCCGCGTCGTTGCGCTCCTTTGTGTCTTTGCGTGAATGGCTCACCCTAAATAAGTCTTCTGAACCATACACAAAACACCGGCACATCACAAGTGTTTAACCGTTAACTGGAAGACCAACAAATAGAATAAGTTATTTTTAAGAAGATGAATAAGCTGCTAAATGAACAATAAGCGATCACTGAGAGGAATTATAGTGTGCCTGTTGTTGTCATTTCTAAATGTATTTGCAATCAGTGCCCAGGGGATCACAAGTAAAGAGGAATTGGCAGATGGGGTGCCGGTTCATCTTTCGTTGTATTGATAATCACCAGGAAATGGTTTTATGGCGGTTTGGTCAATAATGTGTGGTCTGTTGACGAGAATAAAACAATGATTTTCTTTTTCTTTCAATACTACATTCACTACAACCTGCCGGATCGTTTATACCTGAGTTCAGCTCCTGTCATCAAGTCTGACTGGAATGCAGAGTCCGGGGAACAATGGACCATTCCGTTCGGGTTAAGTATGAGTAAAAAATTATAAAGGTTGAAAGGAAGCTCTCGCTCAACCTTCAGGCAGGGGCATACTATTATGCCATAAAAACATAGTATGGTTCCGGTTGGTAGTAGCGTGCGCAGGTAGTAGTCTTATTACCCGCGGGTATGATGAAAAAGAAATAGAATATAGCTCTGTGGATAGTTGCCCTGATTTTTACGTAAATCAAAGAAATCGTTTTGTTTATGTAAAAAAACAGCGGATAAAATTATAATGGCAGAAGATGTAGAAAGAACTGTAACAAGACATGTTGAAGAAGATAACTCGGGCGGGAAAATAGAAATTGGTATAAGTGTACTCCCATCCGGAGGGTTCAATTTAGAGTGGTCTGAACATCATTAAGATTGTTGTTAAAAAGATTCGTTGTCATGGCATCTTCCTCTTATACGCAGTAACCTGCAAGCCTAAAATGAGATTGGTAATAATATCACACCTTTAAAAAAGTGAACATGAAAAAATACATAAGACCATCGATTTACATTCCTTTATTTTTTGCGTTAATAGGACTGACCATTGGTTGTCAACCTAAATCCCAAGACGGGAAGGCCGAAACGGGTACTCAAAAATTTAAGATGACAACTAAATTTCCTGATGGGATAGCTATACCGGATAAGGTAGAGTCGCGCATTGGCACCCTGAATTTTTTCGATGGATTTCCTGACAGTGCGACTGTAGGAAAGCTATATGATAACCTTGATTTTCAAAGGGCAGTTCAGGCCTACCTGCTTGGGTTGGCACCAGTAAGTCAATATGCCAATAGAAAAGGGATTCTGGAATGTGGCCCGGCAAATGTAACAGTGCCGATTTTTGAGGACATTATGAACGCCCGCTCTCTTTTCCTTACCCCTAACAATAATACCCCCTATACCTGGTTTTGGCTCAATCTGAAAGATGGACCTCTGGTTTTGGAGATCCCGCCAAGAGTACTTGGTTTGATAGATGATATGTGGTACAAATTTGTTACTGATTTGGGATTTATGGGGCCTGATAAAGGAGAAGGTGGCAAGTATCTGCTACTTCCTCCAAATTACAAAGGTGATATTCCAAAAGGTTACAATGTCGTTCATAGCCCTACTTACAGCATTTGGGTAGCCTGGAGAACCTTCCTGGTGAATGGACAAACAAAACCAGAGGTGGATAATGTTAAAAAACTCACCAAAATTTATCCGCTTTCCCAAAAGAGCAACCCGCCTTCCCTGAATTTCGTTAATGTTTCTAACAGGGATTTTAATACCATTGCACCGGCTGATTATTCCTTTTGGGAATATCTTGATAAGGTTGTGCAGGAAGAGCCAACCGAGACGGTTAATCCAATTACTTTGGGCTTATGGGCATCAGTTGGTATACGCAAAGGGCAGCAATTTAATCCTGATGAAAGGATGAAGAAAATTCTAACAGAAGCTGCCTTGGTTGGTGACGCTACCGCGCGTGCTGTTTCATATCGATCAAGGGAAAAGGACGCCTATTTCTATCCCAATAGTGCATGGTGTAATCCAATGAATGCAAGTGGGTACACATTTGAGAAAGATGGAGTCAGCCTGCTGGACATGAATACATTCTTCTTCTTTTACGCAACAGGCGTTACACCTGCCATGGATTCTAAGGTTGTTGGGCAAGGTTCTCAGTATATGGCTGCCTTTGTTGATTCTAAAGGGAGGCCACTTGATGGGGGCAAGAACTACAAATTGCACCTCCCTCCAAATATCCCAGTAGCTAATTTCTGGTCTGTTATCTTATACGATAATCAAACCCGTTCAATGCTTCAAAACGACCAGAAATGGCCAGCCGTTACTAGTCAGGCTAAAGAAACCCTTATCAATCCTGATGGTTCTGTAGATATTTATTTCGGTCCCAAAGCTCCTCAGGGCAAAGAGAACAATTGGGTTCAGACAATACCGGGAAAGGGTTGGAATACGCTTTTACGAATTTACGGTCCATTGCAACCTTGGTTTGATAAGACCTGGAGGCCAGGTGAGATTGAAGAAGTAAAGTAATAAATGTTGATTATTAAATGACATGAATGCCTGCCGGCAACTATTGGTAAAGCCAATAAGGGTTCAGTGATGTGTAAAGGTTATTTGTATGTATCAAGCTGTGTTGATCTTATTAGGGAATCACCAGCATCTGTGAATATGTGGAACTCTCGCAATCCAGCGAGGAAGGATATTATGTGTGTTGTGTCAAAAATTAAAGGGTAACGAAAAGGGCGCCCATATCAATACTGTTGAGGCAGGCATAGGATCGCTAAGAACGCGAAGAAGTGTCATTCCTTCTTACCCCCCCCCCATCTGGGTCTCCCGCAGGGGACCCTAATGCAAGTAGGATAGATATGCATCGGGGACTCTCGAAGAGTACCACTATGGGGTGAAAAGATTTAACACTCCCATTGCCCCCGTTGTGTCTTATGACCAACGGGTAGTTGGAAGATGGAATTAGCTGTTTGCTGCATAAATCAATTCGCCTTTTATACATCAGGGTCCCCTACGGGAGACCCTGCTTGGGTTAGATATTTCACGTTAACAGCTAACATTGATGGCTGTATACGTATAGGAGCTGTTGGTGATAACACGCAACAGCGGCGCAGCATGGAATTGCATCGTTACCAACAACGGTGCAGATTACGTATACCCGCCCCCGTTGTGTCTTATGACCAACGGGCAGTTGGAGGATGGGATTAGCTGATTGCTGCATAAATCATTTCGCCTTATTTACAGCAGGGTCCCCTTTGGGAGACCCTGCTGGGGTTAGAACGTATATCCATTGGCGCAGCCAATACGTTGCGTTTTTACAAACCTCTCAAAAGCACGCCCGCGTCGTTGCGTTCCTTTTTGTCTTTGCGTGAATGACTCACGTCAATAAAGACTCCTGAAAGGGATCCTGATGAATAATAGGAAGGAGGTTCATCGGGGTCCTCTTCGAGAGACCCCGCTGGGGGAAAGCAACCCGCCCTTTGCGTTCTTCGCGCATCCTTCGCGTGCTTTGCGTTACAAAAATGAAAACGTCAACGCTATGACGCAGCAAATTCATTTATCACATGGCATCAAAAAAATGACCCCGCCAGGATTGGCGAGGTCTATCATCATTTCTATTAAAGCTAGTCCAAAACTCAGGAGGCAAACTTGCGGTGCCAGATCCTGTCGCGCACCACAAAGTGTATGCATACTAAAGCCAATCCAAAAATGTAGAGATAAAATTGCCGGTCAACGGAAAGGTCGCCGGAAAAGAATACCAGGGCAATGATGAACAGGCCCCAGATCAGCAGCACATTCCTGATGGCTGCCAAAAGTACGGTACGTAGGGTAGGCATAGGGTATTATTTTCTACCCTTTAAAACTGAAAATTCACCCTTTTATTGTGCCGGTTCATTCGGATATGGGAAGGTCCTTAGCTCCCCGGATGCTAATTTTGGCCCAAATCAATACATGGATCGCCCATCCCATCCAATATATAATGTCCCTTTTGGACTGCTCTGCCTGAGTTCCCTGTTGTTCTCGGCCAGCTTCAATATGCTGATTCCTGAATTGCCGGCCTATCTCAGCAGCCTGGGTGGCGCGGAATACAAAGGGCTGATCATTGCCCTGTTCACGCTGACTGCGGGATTCTCGCGCCCCTTCAGCGGTAAACTGACCGATACCATTGGTCGCGTACCGGTGATGGCAGTGGGATCCATAGTCTGTTTTATTTGCGGGTTCCTCTACCCGGTTTTGAACACGGTGGCAGGCTTCCTCTTCATCCGTCTGGTGCATGGATTCTCAACAGGGTTCAAGCCCACCGCCACCGCCGCCTATGTGGCAGATATTGTTCCCTCCCAGCGCTGGGGTGAGGCCCTGGGGATCCATGGTCTGGCCTTCAGTACCGGTATGGCCATTGGGCCAGCCATCGGCAGTACCATAGTCTTACGATATGGCATAAACGCACTTTTCTACAGTTCTTCCGTGTTCGCCCTGTTGTCGATCCTGATCCTTGTCAACATGAAGGAGACCAAGCAGGATAAGCAATCCTTTATGGCCAGCCACCTGAATATCTCCCGCCAGGATATCCTCGATCCAAGGGCCCTGCCGGCAGGGATCGTTACCCTGTTGACCTATGTTCCCTATGGGGTGGTGCTGACCCTGATACCCGACTGGAGCGGCCATATAGGGGTAAGGAACAAGGGCCTGTTCTTTGTGGTCTTCACACTGGCTTCGCTGCTGGTGCGGTTTGTGGCAGGCAGGCTTTCTGATAAGAAGGGAAGGGTGGCAGTGATCATAGCCGGTACCATTGCTTTGGGTATTTCCCTGTTGTTGCTGGCCTGGTCATCTTCCACTGCCGGATTGATCATAGGTTCACTGGCCTATGGGGTGGCTTCGGGGATATTATCGCCGGCCATCAATGCCTGGACCATCGACCTCAGCCTTCCGGAACAAAGGGGCAGGGCCATGGCCACCATGTATATTTCCCTGGAGGCAGGGATCGGTCTGGGTGCCTTATTGGCGGGCTGGTTCTTTGCAGATCATATTGAAAGGATACCTTCCATTTTGCTGGGCGCATCAGTATTTGCTTTGCTGGGGCTTGTCTATGTGCTGGCCTGGAGGCATCGCCATAAGCCGGCCGGGGAAGTAAATGCTAAGAATTGATCAGAACAGGATAAGAACGGCAAAAAAAGAATGGGATCTTCTTAGGAACTTGTGGAGGCAGTCGTTTTGATTATCTCATATTGGAGCATTAGTACAACAACCCAATTTTGGTTTTCTATGGCATCGCTAAGTAGGCGATGCCTTTTTTATGTAAAAGAATGACTTATTGTATTCCTGCATTATTACCCCTGTTACTTTTGACGCCTACCTTTTATCTGCCTTCTTTCATTTCTTGAGGTAAACAGTTTCATGCCAGGATAAAAAGGGCAATTGTAGCCAAATTTGGTGTCCTTGTCATTGCGGCGGTAATGTATGGGGAGGGGATTACTAGGACTTACTGGGGTAATAGTCCCAATGCATTTTTATCCTTGATTAACCAGGGATTACCTTTTTGCTAATAAAGTTTTAGAAAAGGGTAAAAAAATGACTGCTGGCCAATAGCGATACCTGTAATTTTAATAGACGTTGATGGCCGGTTTGGTGAACTCCTGGATAATGGCCTGGAAGGCTTTGATGGCCATTCCTGGTTTGCCAGTTCAAATGGTTGGGAATTTAATTGGGTCGGAGTTTCGTCAATGTTGTTTCCGGAATAA is drawn from Flavihumibacter rivuli and contains these coding sequences:
- a CDS encoding DUF1254 domain-containing protein — translated: MKKYIRPSIYIPLFFALIGLTIGCQPKSQDGKAETGTQKFKMTTKFPDGIAIPDKVESRIGTLNFFDGFPDSATVGKLYDNLDFQRAVQAYLLGLAPVSQYANRKGILECGPANVTVPIFEDIMNARSLFLTPNNNTPYTWFWLNLKDGPLVLEIPPRVLGLIDDMWYKFVTDLGFMGPDKGEGGKYLLLPPNYKGDIPKGYNVVHSPTYSIWVAWRTFLVNGQTKPEVDNVKKLTKIYPLSQKSNPPSLNFVNVSNRDFNTIAPADYSFWEYLDKVVQEEPTETVNPITLGLWASVGIRKGQQFNPDERMKKILTEAALVGDATARAVSYRSREKDAYFYPNSAWCNPMNASGYTFEKDGVSLLDMNTFFFFYATGVTPAMDSKVVGQGSQYMAAFVDSKGRPLDGGKNYKLHLPPNIPVANFWSVILYDNQTRSMLQNDQKWPAVTSQAKETLINPDGSVDIYFGPKAPQGKENNWVQTIPGKGWNTLLRIYGPLQPWFDKTWRPGEIEEVK
- the proB gene encoding glutamate 5-kinase, producing the protein MSREVLVIKLGTAVITDSKGNVDSSIIKKVAAEIAALSTRYNIVLVSSGAVGSGRKFLKDYKGTLSERKAAAAVGNPILIQLYHKHFQQHGITVAQALCERVHFSNRQQFLQLKQTFATFWENYILPVVNENDLVSNVEIKFSDNDELATLIAIGFDASSLVLCTSAGGFLDDQKKVIPRIEKVDSSVLKYVSTEKSGLGLGGMLSKLTFTRLATSLGINVVICGLKGEQPIHNALDGRNGSYFVPSRSNLRARQKWLASGSITLGTIHVDKGAAKALANRKSLLTIGITGVEGKFVAGEVVQLMDEEGNILGVAKTRLDAPGINKQLTLRNVIAAHADDIVMF
- a CDS encoding MFS transporter; this translates as MDRPSHPIYNVPFGLLCLSSLLFSASFNMLIPELPAYLSSLGGAEYKGLIIALFTLTAGFSRPFSGKLTDTIGRVPVMAVGSIVCFICGFLYPVLNTVAGFLFIRLVHGFSTGFKPTATAAYVADIVPSQRWGEALGIHGLAFSTGMAIGPAIGSTIVLRYGINALFYSSSVFALLSILILVNMKETKQDKQSFMASHLNISRQDILDPRALPAGIVTLLTYVPYGVVLTLIPDWSGHIGVRNKGLFFVVFTLASLLVRFVAGRLSDKKGRVAVIIAGTIALGISLLLLAWSSSTAGLIIGSLAYGVASGILSPAINAWTIDLSLPEQRGRAMATMYISLEAGIGLGALLAGWFFADHIERIPSILLGASVFALLGLVYVLAWRHRHKPAGEVNAKN
- a CDS encoding glutamate-5-semialdehyde dehydrogenase, which encodes MKSVLPLIKKTHQAATSLQLLTDKQVRQALKGIATAMEAEAKGLLKANAMDLAKQDPNNPRNDRLLLNEQRIKAIANSLRKVAQLPDPTGRVLEKRTIEKGLKLEKISTPLGVVGAIYESRPNVTFDIAGLCLRSRNACLLKGSSEAEHTNSFSVKLIKKQLKAQGIDPEVVNLLPSAREVVDQLFTATKYIDVIIPRGSAGLIEYVRKNSLVPVIETGAGVCHVYVEKKANLEKAVAIAVNAKTSRPSVCNAVDTLLVDQSIAKVFLPMLLAGLAPYEVEIFADAGASPLMKGYPFLKKARAADFGREFLSLKCAIRLVRNMDEALAHIAEYSTKHSEAIVSEDKKACERFLKTVDAAAVYANASTRFTDGEVFGLGAEIGISTQKLHARGPFALEKLVTEKWVIRGNGQTR